The window CTGTGCCACCCTTATTTGATTTTTCTAATCAGATTTGTAAGGATTTCCCAGTACTCTGCTTAGATGTATCTGGCTGAAGGTAGATACCCACCTTGATTTGGAAGATGGAAATAATACCTCCGCTGAGAGTTTTCCCACCCTAGTACAGAGGCCGAAGGCTAAGGGATGTTAAACAGTCATGCTAGTGCTTTTTCACTTCAGGGAAGGTACCTTATTTGTGCCTGGAAGTTCTGGTATGCAGAATTCTTCTACTGGTAACAGCAGAGTCATGGAATGATTTCCTCCTTGCCTGGCCTGTTGACCTGGCCTGTtgttgggaggagacacaggtACCTGGGGGATCAATGCACAGCATCATCTCTAGCCACCAAATTGGGATCTGACAGTTAAGCATAGAACTAAACTGTTGATGCACTCCTGCCACAGTGACATCATAAGCTCATTTTAAAATGGATATGACAGCAggtatgtattttttcctttactgacacacacacaaaaaaagaagcTTAGTTTATAGTTAAGATTGTATATTAAACCTGAAGATGACAATggttaaataaaattaattctgccTCAAAGTGCAGTTAGTGTATGTTTGAAGGTATTTGATACCTCTGAAGGTAAGTTTAGTTGTTGTCATCCTTATCAGGTGGACCATTCTTGTAACACTGTGGTTTTATTCATAGGTGACACTACTGTATGCAGTTCTTCACGAGACAcaacttgaaatattttgataaaatgAGATGCTTGCGGAAACGATCAGCAGTGTCATTCTTAGGAATCCTTGTTGTTTGCTTGCTGTTCATGAACTTGTACATTGAGGATGGTTATGTTTTGGTAAGTTGTGAAGAAGTGATCGTGGAACAACAAAACAGTAAAACACCCCTAGTAAAACAGTAAATTATTGAGGATAAACTATGTATGAACTATTTGTGTGAGCTGGGAGCTTGTTTTTCAGTACACACTGCAAATCTCACCTCTGAATGCTGCATTAAATGTtattatagaaataaaattataaaagaaaatttacacCCATTCATCTACTTTAAGCTCCTTgcataaataatttcattttagtgagtttattttgtatttttcttactttttgtAATTCAGATTTTAGTCTGGTGTGTTCAGTGCTACAGCATAAAAAATTAGACAAATGAAACCTAATGTAAGTttatgtttttgaaaaaaattgtggaaaTATTTATGTTAGGAATTTCAACAAATAAACTACTGACAACATAACATAACCCTACGTTTTGTGTGTTACCTAGGGGTGTTTCAGTGCTGAATGCCAAGTGAGTCCTGGAGACTCGATTAATGGATTGAATTTCCAGTTCTTTGGAGATTGGACTGGGCCCAGTAAAAGAATATAGTGATTGAAAAACTGGATCTTGCAAATACTAAAATGACTACATTGAATTTTTTATATTGTGATATGACTAGATAGTGCTGTCTGTGTCTTGAATTGAACAGGGACAGTATGGATTTTCCAATATTTTGAAAGATTAATTCTGATCTCATTTGTGTCTACataagaacaagaaaagaaacataatAGTAGGTCAAAAAGTGTAATATACAAGTAGTAAAATCCTTACATTATTTATCAGAACCATGTATACAGTCCtagttaatttaaaatattataactATAAAATTACTTAGAACAGTAAATATGTACAATATTAATATTATGCTAGTACTTTTTAAAGTCATCGTAAAGATAGGCCATGCTTGTAACATGTCACTCCATTACAGACATATTTCCATGTCTAACACTGAGGATTTGCACTTTTTATGTATTTCACATTTCTTGGTTATGAAATTTGACCTGGCTTATCACTTTATTTTTCCTAGTGGCATTTTCCCTaatatttcttctctgctcACTAATTGTTTCAAAGTCCCCCAGATGTTCCTGAAAGTGCTTTTATTATCACTGCTAATGGTGTTCCTCTTGGCTTATTTTTGAAATCTTTTCCTGTCCTATTTGCCAGCTCCCCAGATGGCTCCATGTCTTATTCTTAATTTGCTCTTCCCCCACCTCTCTTTTATAAATTCACTCTCTTTCATTGCTTCTCTCATCACAGTTTGGCATGTTTGCATTCATGTAGCTCTCAGCCAAGTCTCTTGCCAAATCTCCTGAGAGTTCTTCCAGGTCTCTTGATACCTTTATGGTCCATCAAGTGTTTTTCAAGTGTGTTAGGATGTTGACTTTTCAGcttatttatttagttttattcTCAAATTTCCTGACCCTGTCTGACAGCTCCAAACACACCATGTCTGGTGTGTTTTCTCTGCTGAGGTAAAAGATGAGCAATTTCAGTGTTTGTGGTGAAGAGAAATATACTTTGGGTAAACTTTTTGAGGACAGCAGGCTAACCAGTTTCCCTCAGGGAATGAAAATGTGAAAGTCCTCAGAGTCCCAAAGGCTCTCTGAATTGCAGCCAATCTCTTTCTGGACTGTCTTCTAAAGGTAACTGGAAGACAACTGACCCAGAGTTCCTCCTCCCAGTCTGAGACAGCAGGCTGTGCAAAGGTTTGTGGTGCTGGTGTCTCTGGCACCAGATGTAAGACAAGTGGTCTTTTCAAAAAGTTAGAGTATTAAAATGACATTAATTCTGGTAAACCTTAAGGGAGAAGAGaaactttctggttttgctCAAAACATCTCACATGTCCAGAGAATCCCTTTACTGTTTTCTGCAGGGTATTTGCTGCAGAAATGGAAAGGGCGCATGTGGCAAGAACAACTGAAGTATATTGGGTAGAGGGTATGCAGTTGTGCAGTGCCGATACATGTGTATTAAAAAACCAGTTTAAGGTGCTTAATCTACAGCATATGAACTATACTTGATCAAGTATTTTGGAGACATGTTAAACTAAAATATACCAGATATCACAATATACACAAGGGGGTCTTATACCTATTCAGAGCTGTAAGTGGACTGTAAGTGAAGCATGTGTTCTGCACTCTTTTATGAACACTAATCACTATTTTGGGCACTAGGCAAAGAATAGCACTATTGCAATTGATACAGCATCCTTAGCAGAGCAGAGTATCTTCATAAAGGGTGGAGAACTCTGGCACTTCATCCTCTGACTCCCAACATGAAACTCCCAGCAAACACTGGAATGTAAGTTAGAGGTCAGTTTACAGATGAAAGCCAAAACCATTATAGAACAAGCTAGAGAAGAAAACCAAGGAGAGTTAATCAAGCTCCTCAGCTTCACTGACCTCTACATAGTAGTCAGAGATAGAAGAAATAGATTTTAATCTTTTGAAAAAATCCAGATTTCAGTTTTTCCCATCATTCAACAGAATAAGGAAATAGCaactattaaaaagaaatgttagCCACAAAAGGGATTTAttaaagaggagagaaaaaaggaaaatttttgtGGTCAGTTTAGATATTTTGCTTGTTAAAatcaaaaacattttcttctgacATTGTCTATTTCTAAACATTTTATGTAGCAAAACCTCAGCAGAATAAGTTTTCATTCTATGACCTTATGAAACAAGGAATCTTGGTGCTCCATTCTGGAGCCCATGACGCAGTGTTTTAatactattttaaaaagaaagtttttggaccaaccttttttctttctcatttgaCATTTTCATGGAAAATCTGAAGTTTTGGTATATTTTCTTCCTAGATCACTGAGTCACATTTTAATCTTGAACCTAATCATCAAACTTCCCCTCATAATTTATGAGCAAATGCAAAGTGGCACATAAGCACTAGAGAGAAATTGCTCAAGAGTTACTGAAGATCAAGAGAGCATAACAGTGCAGGTAGATGCCCCTGGATGTCTGCCAAAGATCTTTACAAAGCTCAGAAGGGGATTATTTACTATTTCTGTGCAAGAAAAACAATGAACTATAAATGAGTGTAACATCAGTTTACAGAAATACTTCTTTGTGCTATAAAAGTTATCTTTTgacacatttttaatatttatgcCATTAAATATGAGCACTGTTTACTGTTTCTGTGGTTGTTAGCAGCAGTACTATTACTGCACAATGCTCCCATTTAAGGACAGATCCGGAAGTTTTAGTGCATTAATATACTGCATTTATCAGAAGAAACTAACTAATTCATACATGTGCTTGTCATCAGACTAAATCAAACCAGATAAATTAAATAAGCATTCCTGCTTTTAAATTCAGTCTTCATGACCTCTTAGATATTCTCCCTTTTCTTAAGGACTGAGGGACATATTTTTCCTGAGGCCCAAGTGATCTTATGCATAGGGCACTTATGCATGATGAAGCCACTCTTTCTCTTCTGTGCCCTTACTATGACCAGAGAAGCCTCTTGGAAGAAAAGGACTAAAGAAGGCAGGAAGAAGAGGCATGGTGATAATAATAGTatgatataataataatatgatAATAGTTCATTTTGACTATGCCATCAAAAGGTGTTCTCTAAATTCAGAGAAACTTGTACTGTCTGCATGATCACAAGCATTTCAGCTTATTGCAAACCTGAATAGAAGCTTCTCAGAAAAATGAGCCAGATGCCAGGATCTAGATTTGTCTTTCCTTTGCAGCagtttttgtagatttttttttaatcactgaaaacatttttgtttgttaatCTTTCCTGTTTCTACAtctgtgaaaattattttgtctgttGCTGACTAATGTTTTCTTATCCCTCTTTTGAGTACCACAGCATTTTTTGGCTAGTAATTTAATGTTTGCTACCTTTCCAGAGTTttatgaaaagtatttttttttccttatactGTAATCTGAAGGTTTATAGTAGATTTTCTGTAGCCAAAATATATGATATTCAGTAATGCTTTtaggtttgggggggttttgtttgtttttattttaaatgaggtGACATCCACATGCTTTCATGAATgctgaaactgaaaaatgttatttttggaAACCTGCCTGTCCATGTTTCCTCTCTAGCTGGCATTCACAAATGtgtttctctctgtctctctcccttttttgttatttttgttttcccgCTAATAGGAAGGGGACAAGCAATTAATCAGAGAAACAGCCACGCACCAGCTCAACCCAGAGCGTTATGTTCACAGTTTTAAAGATTTGTCTAATTTCTCAGGATCTATAAACATTTCCTATCGCTACCTAGCTGGCACACCTTTGCCAAGGAAAAGTAAGTAACTGCAATTTGAATGTTGCAAAATGAGGTAATTTAAGAAGGAGTGAAATCCATATAGTCCCTGTGGTATTTCTATGCAAGAGGGGCTGAGTTAGGCAGTGACAGTCTCAAGAGTGCTGGTGAGACAACTATCATAGGCCATTCTTGAATGGCTGCTGGTCTGTAATTAGCAGTGATTGCCCCACAGCCTGATTACCTTCTGACCAACGGCCTGACTTGCGGATATCCTGCAGGCAGCCCCTGGATGGTCCATGTGAGCATAATTCCATTATCTCCTCCTAGGCAAGAGGAAGATGATTTTGAAAGCAGAAGCAAGGCATGTGCTGGTGGTGTTCTGTAACCACCCTCTGAGACCATACGGTCAATCTCTGTCTAACTGGTAAATCCAATCTTAAGTATGCTTGGCATCACATAGATACACCCCTCAGGTCCACTATTCTGCCGGCCCAGCAGCTGCAAATGGACCTCTTTGCTCCTTTAGCTGTGCTAAAATGGGAGCTGAATTGTGCTATTATTGGGACTGTAAAGGAGGATTCTTCTCACAGCCATCTGCAGATGGACTATTTAGTTACTCTTATTTCAGAGATGGTTCTAGACCTTCCTCTAAATGTGAAATACAGCTATACCTAGACTTCAAGCAGGTGTCCTTTCACCTGGTTCCAAATGATTCCAAATCAACCATTTCACATACATAAACAAACTCTGAAGTCCAAGGCCataaggtaaaataaaataatgtgtgAGTTGTAGAAAGCTATAAAGTTTGTTCAAATTGGATTTGAAAAATTTTGGGCTCTGTAGGCAGTGTAAATGACTTCTGGAAGTTGTACTTCACTGTACAACTTCATTTTGAGCAGACAAGCCTCGAGGGAAGCACTGAATGACTACCAGAGCAGCCTGTTACAAATGACTATATTTTAAGAAAGCTGGGATAAGTTCGACCTAAGTACACTCTGTCAATTACAAAGTCTTGACATTTTTTGCATCAGAAGTTAGAAAAATAGAGATATATTAgcaaatatctgaaaaaaaaaaaataaacttatttgGAATCCTGGTAAAAATTCAATGGCAATGACTATAAAACAACAGAGATTAAATTTCTTGTTTTATAAGATATATCTCTGTCTAGAAAGAATGTAAGAGCATTAAAAGTTATTTGTACAAGCAAGAAGAGAAGTTCTCTTCTACTTTAAAATAATGTCTAAATTGTATCTTCCAAGAGGGTGATCCCTGTAAAATGCTTAATGAGTCCTGAAAGAGGGTTAGAAGAGAAACTACGAGCAAGGAAAAACTAGACAAGTGCACCTAAAAATGAACACACTGAGAAATAATTATCCATGCAAAACTCATAAAACTGTCAAGTTATGCACAGATGTAACTAGACTTTTAGAGGGCTTAAAATGATAAAAGTGCTGCATTTGGTAGTTCCTTGCTTTCAAAATACGGTGTGAATAATCCCCTCATAATCCCCTTTCTTTTAGCAGATTTACAGCCTTATCATTGTATATGTGGTTTTGTCTACAAGGCATAAATATACACACTGCTTTGCCATTTGTCCCCTGCATGCTATTCCTTGCAGTAAACCACTGAATGTTTAACACAATAGTCTCCATATGTCTGTTTGCTTGCAATATCATACTTCTTAATGAAAAGGCAATAAAGGTCCTTTATAGCATGCAGCTTAATAAATTCACATACCAAATTTCTGTCTTCACCATTCACGAGGTTTGTTTAATATAAACACAGCTCTGGAGAGTATCTGTGATAAAATTGCTTCCAATATCAGATACTCAGTTTTTGTTTGAATTGTCTTTTGTACAGGGTATCTTACGATTGGACTTTCCTCTGTAAAACGGAAAAAGGGAAACTACTTGCTTGAGACCATCAAGTCCATATTTGAGCAGTCAAGCTATGAGGAGCTAAAAGAAATTGCAGTGGTAGTACAGCTGGCAGATTTTGACTCAGCCTGGTGTGAAGGGATGGTCCAGGATATTTCACAGAAATTTGCACATCATATAATTGCTGGCAGATTAATAGTTATTCATGTCCCTGAGGATTACTATCCTGTACTGGATGGCCTTAAGAGAAATTACAATGACCCCGAGGACCGTGTGAAGTTTCGATCAAAACAAAATGTAGATTATGCTTTCCTTCTAAACTTTTGTGCTAATCTTTCTGACTACTATGTGATGCTGGAAGACGATGTTCGCTGCTCAAAGAATTTTTTGACTGCTGTTAAGAAAGTAATTACCTCACGAGAAGGATCCTACTGGGTGACATTGGAATTCTCCAAGCTGGGGTACATTGGAAAGCTTTACCATTCTCATGACCTACCACGCCTGGCCCATTTTCTATTGATGTTTTACCAAGAAATGCCTTGCGATTGGCTGCTCATCCACTTCCGTGGGCTGCTAGCTCAAAAGGAAGTGATACGTTTTAAGCCATCTCTCTTCCAGCACATGGGATACTACTCATCTTACAAAGGAGCTGAAAATAAGTTAAAGGATGATGATTTTGAAGAGGAATCCTTTGATATCCCTGACAACCCACCTGCAAACTTGCACACCAATATGAATGTATTTGAAAACTACGAGGCAAGCAAGGCTTACAGCAGCATTGATGAGTACTTCTGGGGCAAAGCTCCTTCTACTGGAGACTTCTATGGCATTGTATTTGAAAAGCCCATTAAAATCAGTAAAATTAAAGTTGTCACTGGCACTGAAGATCGGCAAAACGACATTTTACATCATGGGGCCCTGGAAGTAGGTGAAAAGATTGTAGGCAGTAAAAAAGGAAGACAATGTACGACTTACTTGAGACTAGGGGAGttcaaaaatgggaattttgaaaTAACAGATGTAGAGCACAAAGTTCTGTTTGATATTAACTGCATGAGAATACTTGTTACTAAAAGTCAAAAAGAATGGCTGATCATTAGGAGCATTAGCGTCTGGACTTCTCAAACACCAAATCAATAAAGTAAGGCCACCTGAGAAGGTACAGGGTGCATACAATCAACTGGGTCACAACTGGTGCCACTCCCCAGAAAAACAGACACTTGTAGCTCTTCACTAGAGACACTGAATATCTGGGGAAATCACAAAACAAgtaaagcaatttattttttaccagTTTGGTCAGGCAATATACAAACATTTATTTGttgaaaattttgaattttatagAAAACAAAAGGTTCTCATACCTCTCTTGAGATCTTTAAacccttttttattattatttctctgtaagagagatCTTGTGGACTGTACAGAACAAAAACCCCCACCTTATAATTGCCAAAAGGTTTAAATCTATGACCATTATGTTGTGAAAAGAAATTGGATTGCACCTTATGcacataaaaatttaaaatcttatGGTAGTATGCGTTTGTACTGTAGTTGGTAATGTGTTTCTTTTCCAGGCAGTTGTGACAAGGAGATCTGTCCTGAAACTGGCAGTTTACTTCTGAGCACTGTAAGAAAATAATGTGGCTAGTCATTGCAACTTCTTGTCAAAAGGGAATGTATAAAATTATTAATCTGACATGCCAATTATGTAAAAAATAGATAATTGCATCTGTTACTCTGTCTCAACAAATAtcctttgttctttttcctgGATCCTTACACTGAAATGAGCACTACTTGGATTCTATATTACCTAAGGGACCAATTTACTCTCCTTACTTGTTCAAATTGCCTCACACCAAGCAAGCCTTCTGCTTGAGTACCAATGTCAGTATCAAACCCAGGTACCTCAAGAGCAGCACTGTTTTCTTAGAGAGACATTTTAACAGATCTCAGCTTCAACATCTTCTGTTCTTTCATGATATGGAGAGCTCCCCCTAAGAAATTTGCAGATAGCTGTATACTACAGCCTGGTTTCCAAGGACTGTCATACCTTCCATATCTACATGTCTGGTTAATGCATGATACAGAGGGAAAGTGTACTGGGTTAAACAGTTGGGGGTGAATGTAATCTCCAGTCTGTCCTGGATGATCTGTAGTCAATAGAAGAGACACAAAATGAAGAATCTTAAtacaaagagaaattaatatgtTTCTGAATTGGGGCTTTATTTGGTATTTTggagtttttaaattttctgattCTGATAGTATTGTAGACATCTTCCCACTGCCACTTGTTATTTCctataaacatatttttcctgGCTTTAGTCAATAAACAGAAAAGTTCCTCCAGTCCATATGTCTTCAATGTTAGCTCTGGGCTTCTAGTGCGTCACACAGGAAGGCTGTATAGCATATGATTTATACTATATGCATACATTTAGGTTACAGAATCTGTGGACTTTTTTCCTCTAAGAAATTCCCTAGATTGTCCCAGTAGACATACTAAGAAATATATGAGTAGCAAGTGTGACAGAGATGAACATTGTATTATCAATCTCATGAATACTGTGCTCATCACTAGATTGCATTTAGTGGGGTTAGTTAAACCTGGAAGGCAAGAATTAAATTTCAAGACTGCTTACACTGACAAAGAGTGAACTAGCTTCTGGATGAGTACATACAAACCTAACATGAGTATTTCagaaagataaattatttttaaaatctacacAAAATATCAATGCAATTGATTTTCCTTGCTCAGAAATCTGGATAAATTCAGGCCCAGCTTTGGCAGAACACCCAATACAGAGGTAACGTACATTGTCAATTAAGTCTTCTGATATCTGCTTCTACATAATtcagaaaaacatctttttctcGAAGAAagtctttgtttctttgttccTTAATA is drawn from Poecile atricapillus isolate bPoeAtr1 chromosome W, bPoeAtr1.hap1, whole genome shotgun sequence and contains these coding sequences:
- the LOC131592084 gene encoding LOW QUALITY PROTEIN: alpha-1,3-mannosyl-glycoprotein 4-beta-N-acetylglucosaminyltransferase C-like (The sequence of the model RefSeq protein was modified relative to this genomic sequence to represent the inferred CDS: inserted 2 bases in 1 codon); the protein is MAGSTGARPPSAVLPSRAFACLNYGIPSVFIPSPKKECSTTVTLLYAVLHXRHNLKYFDKMRCLRKRSAVSFLGILVVCLLFMNLYIEDGYVLEGDKQLIRETATHQLNPERYVHSFKDLSNFSGSINISYRYLAGTPLPRKRYLTIGLSSVKRKKGNYLLETIKSIFEQSSYEELKEIAVVVQLADFDSAWCEGMVQDISQKFAHHIIAGRLIVIHVPEDYYPVLDGLKRNYNDPEDRVKFRSKQNVDYAFLLNFCANLSDYYVMLEDDVRCSKNFLTAVKKVITSREGSYWVTLEFSKLGYIGKLYHSHDLPRLAHFLLMFYQEMPCDWLLIHFRGLLAQKEVIRFKPSLFQHMGYYSSYKGAENKLKDDDFEEESFDIPDNPPANLHTNMNVFENYEASKAYSSIDEYFWGKAPSTGDFYGIVFEKPIKISKIKVVTGTEDRQNDILHHGALEVGEKIVGSKKGRQCTTYLRLGEFKNGNFEITDVEHKVLFDINCMRILVTKSQKEWLIIRSISVWTSQTPNQ